Proteins co-encoded in one Pan paniscus chromosome 23, NHGRI_mPanPan1-v2.0_pri, whole genome shotgun sequence genomic window:
- the GRAP2 gene encoding GRB2-related adapter protein 2 isoform X2, with protein MVSRRPLSTPGRELTHGQGGWLLHHPGQPELPRGLLHLCQGHRGNSLDRRSQGGPHLSGAVGEEIRPSMNRKLSDHPPTLPLQQHQHQPQPPQYAPAPQQLQQPPQQRYLQHHHFHQERRGGSLDINDGHCGTGLGSEMNAALMHRRHTDPVQLQAAGRVRWARALYDFEALEDDELGFHSGEVVEVLDSSNPSWWTGRLHNKLGLFPANYVAPMTR; from the exons ATGGTTTCACGAAGGCCTCTCTCGACACCAGGCAGAGAACTTACTCATGGGCAAGGAGGTTGGCTTCTTCATCATCCGGGCCAGCCAGAGCTCCCCAGGGGACTTCTCCATCTCTGTCAG GGTCACCGGGGCAACAGCCTGGACCGGAGGTCCCAGGGAGGCCCACACCTCAGTGGGGCTGTGGGAGAAGAAATCCGGCCTTCGATGAACCGGAAGCTGTCGGATCACCCCCCCACCCTTCCCCTGCAGCAGCACCAGCACCAGCCACAGCCTCCGCAATATGCCCCAGCGccccagcagctgcagcagccccCACAGCAGCGATATCTGCAGCACCACCATTTCCACCAG gaacgCCGAGGAGGCAGCCTTGACATAAATGATGGGCATTGTGGCACCGGCTTGGGCAGTGAAATGAATGCGGCCCTCATGCATCGGAGACACACAGACCCAGTGCAGCTCCAGGCGGCAGGG CGAGTGCGGTGGGCCCGGGCGCTGTATGACTTTGAGGCCCTGGAGGATGACGAGCTGGGGTTCCACAGCGGGGAGGTGGTGGAGGTCCTGGATAGCTCCAACCCATCCTGGTGGACCGGCCGCCTGCACAACAAGTTGGGCCTCTTCCCTGCCAACTACGTGGCACCCATGACCCGATGA
- the GRAP2 gene encoding GRB2-related adapter protein 2 isoform X1 has product MEAVAKFDFTASGEDELSFHTGDVLKILSNQEEWFKAELGSQEGYVPKNFIDIQFPEWFHEGLSRHQAENLLMGKEVGFFIIRASQSSPGDFSISVRHEDDVQHFKVMRDNKGNYFLWTEKFPSLNKLVDYYRTNSISRQKQIFLRDKTREDQGHRGNSLDRRSQGGPHLSGAVGEEIRPSMNRKLSDHPPTLPLQQHQHQPQPPQYAPAPQQLQQPPQQRYLQHHHFHQERRGGSLDINDGHCGTGLGSEMNAALMHRRHTDPVQLQAAGRVRWARALYDFEALEDDELGFHSGEVVEVLDSSNPSWWTGRLHNKLGLFPANYVAPMTR; this is encoded by the exons ATGGAAGCTGTCGCCAAGTTTGATTTCACTGCTTCAGGTGAGGATGAACTGAGCTTTCACACTGGAGATGTTTTGAAG ATTTTAAGTAACCAAGAGGAGTGGTTTAAGGCGGAGCTTGGGAGCCAGGAAGGATATGTGCCCAAGAATTTCATAGACATCCAGTTTCCCGA ATGGTTTCACGAAGGCCTCTCTCGACACCAGGCAGAGAACTTACTCATGGGCAAGGAGGTTGGCTTCTTCATCATCCGGGCCAGCCAGAGCTCCCCAGGGGACTTCTCCATCTCTGTCAG GCATGAGGATGACGTTCAACACTTCAAGGTCATGCGAGACAACAAGGGTAATTACTTTCTGTGGACTGAGAAGTTTCCATCCCTAAATAAGCTGGTGGACTACTACAGGACAAATTCCATCTCCAGACAGAAGCAGATCTTCCTTAGAGACAAAACCCGAGAAGACCAG GGTCACCGGGGCAACAGCCTGGACCGGAGGTCCCAGGGAGGCCCACACCTCAGTGGGGCTGTGGGAGAAGAAATCCGGCCTTCGATGAACCGGAAGCTGTCGGATCACCCCCCCACCCTTCCCCTGCAGCAGCACCAGCACCAGCCACAGCCTCCGCAATATGCCCCAGCGccccagcagctgcagcagccccCACAGCAGCGATATCTGCAGCACCACCATTTCCACCAG gaacgCCGAGGAGGCAGCCTTGACATAAATGATGGGCATTGTGGCACCGGCTTGGGCAGTGAAATGAATGCGGCCCTCATGCATCGGAGACACACAGACCCAGTGCAGCTCCAGGCGGCAGGG CGAGTGCGGTGGGCCCGGGCGCTGTATGACTTTGAGGCCCTGGAGGATGACGAGCTGGGGTTCCACAGCGGGGAGGTGGTGGAGGTCCTGGATAGCTCCAACCCATCCTGGTGGACCGGCCGCCTGCACAACAAGTTGGGCCTCTTCCCTGCCAACTACGTGGCACCCATGACCCGATGA
- the TMA7B gene encoding translation machinery-associated protein 7B → MSGHEGGKKKALKQPKKQAKEMDEEEKAFKQKQKEEQKKLEVLKAKVVGKGPLATGGIKKSGKK, encoded by the coding sequence ATGTCCGGCCACGAAGGTGGCAAGAAGAAGGCACTGAAACAGCCCAAGAAGCAGGCCAAGGAGATGGACGAGGAAGAGAAGGCTTTCaagcagaaacaaaaagaggAGCAGAAGAAACTCGAGGTGCTAAAAGCGAAGGTCGTGGGGAAGGGGCCCCTGGCCACAGGTGGAATTAAGAAATCTGGCAAAAAGTAA